The Chryseolinea soli genome contains a region encoding:
- a CDS encoding lytic transglycosylase domain-containing protein — MKMNLSNFLSIGSLIILFGYITYNEVSTRTTEHAISDEGVYEVPFDESDQRLPAVSFDVPAEMTFAGEPVPLSIPDVHERLDKELQINCYLHSNTIFLIKRANRWLPQMQAILEKHGIPQDFKYLPLIESNLLNVVSPRDAVGYWQILKTSGKELNLEITDEVDERYDPLKATEAACKYLKKAYQKFGSWTIVAASYNRGMGGIERALEDQQEKSYYDLYLNDETSRYVFRILAIKEIAEHPLRYGFKIDPAHLYQEEPLKYIEVTESIKDLVSFAKAQGTNYKLLKRHNPWLREDRLTVKRGEHYRIALPA, encoded by the coding sequence ATGAAAATGAACCTCTCCAACTTTCTATCGATCGGTTCTTTGATTATTCTTTTTGGATACATCACCTATAACGAAGTGTCCACACGAACCACCGAACACGCCATCTCCGACGAGGGCGTGTACGAAGTTCCGTTCGATGAATCCGATCAGCGTTTGCCCGCCGTGTCGTTCGATGTGCCAGCGGAAATGACCTTTGCCGGCGAGCCCGTGCCCCTCAGCATTCCCGACGTGCACGAGCGTCTCGACAAAGAATTGCAGATCAATTGCTACCTGCACAGCAACACCATATTCCTCATCAAGCGCGCCAACCGCTGGCTTCCACAAATGCAGGCGATCCTGGAGAAACATGGCATCCCCCAGGATTTCAAATACCTTCCCCTCATCGAAAGTAATTTATTGAACGTGGTGTCGCCCCGCGATGCCGTAGGCTATTGGCAGATCCTGAAAACTTCCGGCAAGGAATTGAACCTCGAGATCACCGACGAGGTGGACGAACGCTACGATCCCCTGAAGGCCACCGAGGCAGCGTGTAAATATTTGAAGAAAGCCTACCAGAAATTTGGAAGCTGGACCATCGTGGCCGCATCCTACAACCGCGGCATGGGCGGCATAGAACGGGCTTTGGAAGATCAACAGGAAAAGTCGTACTACGATCTGTATCTCAACGATGAGACTTCCCGCTATGTGTTTCGCATTCTGGCCATCAAAGAAATTGCCGAACACCCGCTGCGCTATGGCTTCAAGATCGACCCCGCCCACCTGTACCAGGAAGAACCGTTGAAATACATCGAGGTGACCGAGTCCATAAAAGACCTTGTCTCCTTTGCCAAAGCGCAGGGCACCAACTATAAATTGTTGAAGCGCCACAATCCCTGGCTCCGCGAAGATCGCCTCACGGTGAAACGCGGCGAGCATTACCGGATAGCCCTCCCGGCATAA
- a CDS encoding creatininase family protein encodes MRPYILAENNWKTINETGFEVAVLPWGACEAHNYHLPYGTDIIEADQVSAEAARIAWESGSRVIVLPTIPFGVNTGQFDVKLDINMNPSTQFAVLRDIITVLNRQGIFKLIILNSHGGNDFKTMIRELGLVFPDMFLCSCNWYQALDQKEFFENKDDHAGEMETSVIMHLRPELVAPLSTAGDGAAKKFRISAMREGWAWAERKWLQVTKDTGVGDPRKATPEKGAAYFKAVTEKVAGFFIEVAKADRTDLYA; translated from the coding sequence ATGCGCCCGTACATCCTCGCCGAGAACAACTGGAAAACGATTAACGAAACAGGTTTCGAAGTAGCCGTGCTGCCCTGGGGGGCATGCGAGGCGCACAACTATCATCTGCCTTATGGTACGGATATTATCGAAGCAGATCAGGTGTCGGCCGAAGCCGCGCGCATCGCGTGGGAAAGTGGATCGCGCGTGATCGTGCTCCCCACCATTCCCTTTGGCGTAAACACAGGCCAGTTCGATGTCAAGCTCGACATCAACATGAACCCCAGCACGCAGTTCGCCGTGTTGCGCGACATCATCACAGTACTGAATAGGCAGGGAATTTTCAAGCTGATCATCCTCAACAGTCACGGCGGCAACGACTTCAAAACCATGATCCGCGAATTGGGGCTGGTCTTTCCCGACATGTTCCTTTGCTCCTGCAATTGGTATCAGGCATTGGATCAAAAAGAATTCTTCGAGAACAAAGACGACCACGCCGGCGAAATGGAAACCAGCGTGATCATGCACCTCCGCCCCGAACTGGTAGCACCCCTTTCCACAGCCGGCGATGGAGCAGCAAAAAAATTCCGGATCTCGGCGATGCGCGAAGGCTGGGCATGGGCCGAACGCAAATGGCTGCAGGTGACCAAAGACACCGGCGTGGGCGATCCCCGCAAGGCCACACCGGAAAAAGGAGCAGCCTATTTCAAAGCCGTCACAGAGAAAGTAGCCGGATTTTTTATCGAGGTGGCTAAAGCAGATCGCACCGATCTGTATGCCTAG
- a CDS encoding segregation and condensation protein A: MTTQENFEVKLPLFEGPFDLLLFFIERDELDIYDIPIAKITNDFLDYIRQMEALNIEVASEFILVAATLMRIKSKMLLPRPQLDEAGNEIDPREELVKHLLEYKKYKSVIESFHKMEETELMKERRGNLMKELKTLAESTNVEAELQDVTVFKLMTIFEKVLKRFDAEKNKPVHQVIQYPYTVEGQKKHIVDELTRRQRMSFTELLEQYPTRIGVIFNFLAILEMLALQILTIQIGEGFGNFWISKGESSEAVL; this comes from the coding sequence ATGACAACGCAGGAAAACTTTGAAGTAAAACTTCCCCTTTTTGAAGGTCCTTTCGACCTTTTGTTGTTCTTTATCGAGCGCGACGAGTTGGATATCTACGATATTCCCATCGCCAAGATCACAAACGATTTCCTGGACTATATCCGCCAAATGGAGGCCCTCAACATCGAGGTTGCCAGTGAGTTTATTTTGGTGGCCGCTACGCTGATGCGCATCAAATCGAAAATGTTGCTGCCCCGCCCGCAACTGGACGAAGCCGGCAACGAGATCGACCCGCGCGAAGAACTGGTGAAGCACCTGTTGGAGTATAAGAAATACAAATCGGTGATCGAAAGCTTCCACAAAATGGAAGAGACCGAACTGATGAAAGAACGCCGCGGCAACCTGATGAAGGAATTGAAAACGCTGGCCGAGAGCACCAACGTGGAGGCCGAGTTGCAGGACGTTACGGTGTTCAAGCTGATGACCATCTTCGAAAAAGTGTTGAAGCGTTTTGATGCGGAAAAGAATAAACCTGTTCACCAGGTGATCCAATATCCTTATACCGTTGAGGGGCAAAAGAAACATATCGTGGATGAACTTACGCGCCGTCAGCGCATGTCGTTTACAGAGCTGTTGGAACAATATCCAACACGCATCGGTGTGATCTTTAATTTCCTGGCCATCCTGGAGATGTTGGCGTTGCAGATCCTGACCATCCAGATTGGTGAGGGCTTTGGCAATTTCTGGATCTCGAAGGGTGAGTCGTCGGAAGCGGTTCTTTAA
- the dxs gene encoding 1-deoxy-D-xylulose-5-phosphate synthase, whose amino-acid sequence MLITPGKLLAGINSPDDIKKLDQAQLVQLCEDLRHFIIDNVSVYGGHFGASLGVVELTVALHYVLNTPYDQLVWDVGHQAYGHKILTGRRDQFHTNRLYKGLSGFPKRKESEYDTFGVGHSSTSISAALGMAAASQYLKIEDKQHVAVIGDGAMTGGMAFEGLNHAGVSDTNVLIILNDNCMAIDPNVGALKDYLTDITTSRTYNKLKDEVWNLLGKLSMFGKSAQEIVSKVENGIKGTLLSQSNLFESLNLRYFGPVDGHDVNHLVAVLNDLKNIKGPKILHCITTKGKGYAPAEKGNATTWHAPGTFDKITGEIHKKIYSVPQAPKYQDVFGHTIVELAKANDKIMGITPAMPSGSSLNIMMKEMPERAFDVGIAEQHAVTFSAGLATQGLIPFCNIYSTFMQRAYDQVIHDVCIQNLPVNFFLDRAGFSGADGPTHHGAYDLAYFRCLPNMIVAAPMNEAELRNLMFTAQLPRTEQAFSIRYPRGQGVMPNWRTPMEEIKIGTGRKIRAGEELAILTIGHIGNYAVEVCERLAAQHIEVAHYDMRFVKPLDEAMLHEIFSTYKKVLTVEDGCVQGGFGSAVLEFMADHHYHADVKRLGIPDGIVEHGEQYELHRESGFDPDGIEKAVIGMLEHA is encoded by the coding sequence ATGCTGATAACCCCCGGAAAATTATTGGCCGGTATAAATAGCCCGGACGACATCAAAAAACTTGATCAGGCGCAGTTGGTGCAACTTTGCGAAGATCTCCGCCACTTCATCATTGACAACGTTTCCGTGTATGGCGGCCATTTTGGGGCCAGCCTGGGCGTGGTCGAGCTCACGGTGGCCCTCCACTACGTGCTCAACACCCCCTACGACCAACTGGTCTGGGATGTGGGCCACCAGGCCTACGGACACAAGATCCTGACCGGCCGCCGCGACCAATTCCACACCAACCGCCTCTACAAAGGCCTTTCCGGCTTCCCCAAAAGAAAAGAAAGCGAATACGATACCTTTGGCGTAGGCCACTCGTCCACATCCATTTCCGCAGCCCTGGGGATGGCCGCCGCATCGCAATACCTCAAAATTGAAGATAAACAGCACGTAGCCGTCATCGGCGACGGCGCCATGACGGGCGGCATGGCCTTCGAAGGCCTCAATCACGCCGGCGTTTCCGACACCAACGTCCTGATTATCCTCAACGATAACTGCATGGCGATCGACCCCAACGTGGGCGCCCTGAAAGATTATCTCACCGACATCACCACCAGCCGCACCTACAACAAACTGAAGGACGAAGTCTGGAACCTGCTGGGCAAACTTTCCATGTTTGGCAAAAGCGCCCAGGAGATCGTTTCAAAGGTGGAGAACGGCATCAAGGGCACGCTGCTCAGCCAAAGCAACCTCTTCGAATCGCTCAACCTGAGATATTTTGGTCCCGTAGATGGTCACGACGTCAATCACCTCGTAGCCGTACTCAACGACCTGAAAAACATCAAGGGTCCGAAAATTCTGCATTGCATCACCACAAAAGGAAAGGGCTACGCGCCCGCAGAAAAAGGCAACGCCACCACCTGGCACGCACCCGGCACATTCGATAAGATCACGGGAGAGATCCACAAAAAAATATACAGCGTCCCCCAAGCACCCAAATACCAGGACGTTTTTGGCCACACCATCGTAGAGCTTGCCAAGGCCAACGACAAGATCATGGGCATCACGCCCGCCATGCCTTCCGGCTCGTCCCTCAACATCATGATGAAGGAAATGCCCGAGCGCGCCTTCGACGTAGGCATTGCTGAGCAACACGCCGTCACTTTTTCGGCTGGTCTGGCCACGCAAGGTCTCATTCCGTTCTGTAACATCTACAGCACGTTCATGCAGCGCGCCTACGACCAGGTGATCCACGACGTCTGCATTCAGAACCTTCCGGTGAATTTCTTCCTCGACCGCGCTGGATTTTCAGGAGCCGACGGCCCTACGCACCACGGTGCTTATGACCTGGCCTACTTCCGGTGCTTGCCCAACATGATCGTGGCTGCGCCGATGAACGAAGCGGAGCTGCGAAACCTCATGTTCACGGCACAGCTACCGCGCACCGAGCAAGCCTTTTCCATCCGCTATCCCCGTGGCCAGGGCGTCATGCCCAATTGGCGTACACCCATGGAGGAGATCAAGATCGGCACCGGGCGTAAGATCCGTGCCGGCGAAGAACTGGCCATCCTCACCATCGGCCACATCGGCAACTATGCCGTCGAGGTGTGCGAGCGCCTGGCAGCCCAACACATCGAGGTGGCGCACTACGACATGCGCTTTGTGAAACCGCTCGACGAGGCCATGCTCCACGAAATATTTTCGACCTACAAAAAAGTGCTCACCGTGGAAGACGGCTGCGTGCAGGGTGGTTTTGGAAGCGCCGTGCTGGAATTCATGGCCGACCACCACTATCACGCAGACGTGAAACGCCTCGGCATTCCCGATGGCATCGTGGAACACGGCGAACAATACGAACTTCACCGCGAGAGCGGCTTCGATCCCGATGGCATCGAAAAAGCCGTGATCGGCATGTTGGAACACGCATAG
- a CDS encoding alpha/beta fold hydrolase produces the protein MGRIFFQERGQGRPVILLHGFPMHQEVWNDFAPRLADSCRVITPDLPGFGKTPILPQAFSIADVALEVLNFCAEKEIHNSVVIGHSLGGYVALAMVEKNPVRFAGLGLFHSTAYADSAEKKYSRTKVVEFVDQHGAEPFTSNFIPPLFARPDHPAIPQVRKLSVQATADAVKGYTIAMRDRPEQLKTLKNFKNPTLFIAGEKDGGIPVQTVLEQSKLCQQPENHLLQDVAHMGMFEKPEQTAAIIRDFLGKISHFKD, from the coding sequence ATGGGCAGAATTTTTTTCCAGGAACGTGGACAAGGACGACCAGTGATACTCCTGCATGGTTTCCCGATGCACCAAGAGGTGTGGAACGATTTTGCCCCGCGCTTGGCCGACTCCTGCCGCGTCATCACACCCGATCTCCCCGGTTTTGGCAAGACCCCCATATTGCCACAGGCATTTTCCATCGCCGACGTGGCCCTGGAAGTCCTGAATTTTTGCGCGGAAAAAGAAATTCACAACAGCGTGGTCATTGGCCATTCGCTGGGCGGCTACGTGGCCCTGGCGATGGTCGAAAAAAATCCCGTGCGTTTTGCAGGCCTCGGACTTTTTCACTCCACAGCCTATGCCGATTCGGCAGAGAAAAAATATTCCCGGACGAAGGTCGTGGAATTTGTGGATCAGCACGGCGCGGAACCTTTCACGTCCAATTTTATTCCGCCGCTTTTTGCCCGCCCCGATCATCCCGCCATTCCCCAGGTGCGCAAGCTGTCGGTCCAGGCGACAGCCGATGCGGTGAAAGGCTACACCATTGCCATGCGTGACCGCCCTGAACAACTCAAAACGTTAAAAAATTTCAAAAACCCTACTTTATTTATTGCCGGCGAAAAGGATGGCGGGATCCCGGTGCAGACCGTTCTGGAGCAGTCGAAGCTCTGTCAACAACCTGAAAATCACCTGCTTCAGGATGTGGCCCACATGGGCATGTTCGAGAAACCTGAACAGACAGCCGCTATTATCAGGGACTTTTTGGGCAAAATATCACATTTCAAAGATTGA
- a CDS encoding nucleoid-associated protein translates to MIERSQSSILQVSVHVVGNRGAQELLRLSEEPLDVEDDALQELLLTYFLSNFTTPEYYAFTFSNEDFSLNPLFQFARNIFEEAESFHENSVNIAKHLYEATQHPNIKSGDLYVARLSGVVIENQAMDAIGIFKSENKETYLKLKANPGDFNVHADEGVNIRKLDKGCLILNRGVEEGYSILIVDNANKSDAQFWKSDFLNVKPVSDAFHHTHNFMNLTRQYVGDQLDEEFSVSKADKIDLLNRSMEFFKSKEQFNQSEFEVEVLADASVIESFRKYEKTFMSDAQIADNFEISAQAVKRQARVFKSVLKLDKNFHIYIHGSRELIEKGYDEAMNKHYYKIYFDEES, encoded by the coding sequence ATGATCGAACGCAGTCAAAGTAGTATTCTCCAGGTGTCGGTGCATGTGGTGGGCAACCGTGGTGCGCAAGAGTTGCTGAGGCTATCCGAAGAACCCCTGGATGTGGAGGACGATGCCTTGCAAGAACTGCTCCTCACCTATTTCCTATCCAACTTTACGACGCCGGAATATTATGCGTTCACGTTTTCGAACGAGGATTTCTCCCTGAACCCCTTGTTTCAATTTGCACGAAACATTTTTGAAGAGGCCGAATCGTTTCACGAAAACTCGGTCAACATCGCGAAGCATTTATACGAAGCGACACAGCATCCCAACATCAAGTCGGGTGACTTATATGTGGCCCGTTTGTCGGGGGTGGTGATCGAAAACCAGGCGATGGATGCCATCGGCATCTTCAAGTCAGAAAACAAGGAGACGTATTTGAAGTTAAAAGCAAATCCCGGTGACTTCAACGTTCACGCCGACGAAGGTGTGAACATCCGCAAGCTCGACAAGGGGTGTCTTATTTTGAACCGGGGCGTTGAAGAGGGGTATTCGATCCTGATCGTGGACAATGCCAACAAGTCGGACGCTCAGTTTTGGAAAAGTGATTTTCTCAATGTGAAACCCGTGTCGGATGCCTTTCATCATACACACAACTTCATGAACCTCACGCGCCAGTATGTAGGGGATCAGTTGGACGAAGAGTTCAGCGTTTCGAAGGCCGACAAGATCGACCTGTTGAACCGGTCTATGGAGTTCTTCAAATCGAAGGAGCAGTTCAACCAAAGCGAGTTCGAAGTGGAGGTGCTGGCGGATGCTTCGGTGATCGAGTCTTTCCGGAAATATGAGAAAACATTTATGTCGGACGCACAGATCGCCGACAATTTCGAGATCTCCGCGCAGGCGGTGAAGCGCCAGGCCCGCGTCTTCAAGAGTGTGCTCAAACTCGACAAGAATTTTCACATCTACATTCATGGCAGCCGCGAGCTCATCGAAAAGGGTTACGACGAGGCGATGAACAAGCACTATTACAAGATTTATTTCGACGAGGAGAGCTAG